The following proteins are co-located in the Streptomyces spinoverrucosus genome:
- a CDS encoding class I SAM-dependent methyltransferase: MTELPAPTEPAAFWEARYRDTDRVWSGRPNALLVREAADLKPGTALDLGCGEGADAVWLASRGWQVTGVDISATALERAALHAAEAGVGDRTAWERHELGHSFPKGSFDLVNAQYLQSPVGLDQQGVLRRAAEAVAEQGTLLIVMHAGWPSWQTRPPFEAVFPTLESVLAELSLPESGWTVETAETIRRSSVSPDGEEGFREDNVWRIRRL; the protein is encoded by the coding sequence ATGACCGAACTCCCCGCACCCACCGAGCCCGCCGCCTTCTGGGAGGCCCGCTACCGCGACACCGACCGCGTCTGGAGCGGCCGCCCCAACGCCCTGCTCGTCCGAGAGGCGGCCGACCTGAAGCCCGGCACCGCCCTCGACCTGGGCTGCGGAGAGGGCGCCGACGCGGTGTGGCTGGCGTCCCGCGGCTGGCAGGTCACCGGCGTCGACATCTCGGCCACCGCCCTGGAACGCGCCGCCCTGCACGCCGCCGAAGCCGGGGTCGGCGACCGCACGGCCTGGGAACGGCACGAACTCGGCCACAGCTTCCCCAAGGGCAGCTTCGACCTGGTGAACGCCCAGTACCTGCAGTCCCCGGTGGGCCTCGACCAGCAGGGGGTGCTGCGGCGCGCCGCCGAGGCCGTCGCCGAACAGGGCACGCTCCTGATCGTGATGCACGCGGGCTGGCCGTCCTGGCAGACGAGGCCGCCCTTCGAGGCCGTCTTCCCCACGCTGGAGAGCGTCCTGGCCGAACTGTCGCTGCCCGAGTCGGGCTGGACCGTCGAGACGGCGGAGACGATACGGCGCTCGAGCGTCTCACCCGACGGGGAGGAGGGCTTCCGCGAGGACAACGTGTGGCGCATCCGGCGCCTGTGA
- a CDS encoding FAD-dependent oxidoreductase, translated as MTEQAALHASYWLDTLPPGDPAPPPAGDFQVDVAVIGAGMAGLSTAWELTRRGHGVAVLEADRIAAGVTGHTTAKLSAQHTLIYDRLRRTRGTDGARLYARSQTEAIHHAAEIVHELGIECDWEDTAAYTFAQGRRRIPELRAEAEAAKEAGLTAEFVTETDLPFPVAGAVRVADQAQFHPRKYLLALTDAIRSGGGQLYEGTRVLGLTEGEPCVLTTEEGTRVTARAVVVATHYPVFDRALLFTRLAPRREVVVAAPVDTAKAPEGMYITPEHHTRSVRTAPYADGKRLLIVTGEHFTPGSGRDSGEPFATLTSWAERHFGTLHLSHRWATQDNDSTDHVPLVGLLHPASRHVYVATGFGGWGLSGGIMAGRLLCDEITGRQAPPWSELYDPRRITPVLREGGQFIRHQANVARHFIGDRLPALTRPGLEDLAPGDGAVVHIGGRRCAVHRDEDGRLHAVSARCTHLGCLVAFNRAEQAWECPCHGSRFAPDGHVLQGPAVRPLEQRDI; from the coding sequence ATGACCGAGCAGGCAGCACTCCACGCGTCGTACTGGCTCGACACCCTCCCGCCCGGCGACCCGGCACCCCCGCCGGCCGGCGACTTCCAGGTCGACGTCGCCGTCATCGGGGCGGGCATGGCCGGGCTGAGCACGGCGTGGGAACTGACCCGGCGCGGGCACGGGGTCGCCGTGCTGGAGGCCGACCGGATCGCCGCCGGCGTCACCGGGCACACCACCGCCAAGCTCAGCGCCCAGCACACCCTGATCTACGACCGGCTGCGGCGCACCCGGGGCACCGACGGGGCGCGCCTGTACGCGCGCTCTCAGACGGAGGCCATCCACCACGCCGCCGAGATCGTCCACGAACTGGGCATCGAGTGCGACTGGGAGGACACCGCCGCCTACACCTTCGCGCAGGGCCGCCGCCGGATCCCCGAGCTGCGCGCAGAGGCGGAGGCGGCCAAGGAGGCGGGACTGACCGCCGAGTTCGTCACGGAGACGGACCTGCCGTTCCCGGTCGCCGGCGCGGTACGGGTCGCGGACCAGGCCCAGTTCCATCCGCGCAAGTACCTGCTGGCGCTGACCGACGCCATCCGCAGCGGGGGAGGGCAGCTGTACGAGGGGACACGCGTCCTCGGGCTCACCGAGGGGGAGCCGTGCGTGCTGACCACGGAGGAGGGCACCCGGGTGACCGCCCGGGCGGTCGTGGTCGCCACGCACTACCCGGTCTTCGACCGTGCCCTGCTCTTCACCCGCCTCGCACCGCGCCGGGAGGTCGTCGTCGCCGCCCCCGTCGACACGGCCAAGGCCCCCGAGGGGATGTACATCACGCCCGAGCACCACACCCGCTCGGTGCGCACGGCACCGTACGCGGACGGCAAACGGCTGCTCATCGTGACCGGCGAGCACTTCACCCCCGGCAGCGGCCGGGACTCCGGGGAGCCGTTCGCGACGCTCACCAGCTGGGCCGAACGCCACTTCGGCACGCTGCACCTCAGCCACCGGTGGGCCACCCAGGACAACGACTCCACCGACCACGTGCCGCTCGTCGGCCTGCTGCACCCCGCGAGCCGCCATGTCTACGTCGCCACCGGCTTCGGCGGCTGGGGTCTGAGCGGCGGCATCATGGCCGGCCGTCTGCTCTGCGACGAGATCACCGGCCGTCAGGCGCCGCCGTGGAGCGAGCTGTACGACCCGCGCCGCATCACCCCTGTGCTGCGCGAGGGCGGCCAGTTCATCCGCCACCAGGCCAATGTCGCCCGCCACTTCATCGGCGACCGGCTGCCGGCCCTGACCCGGCCGGGCCTGGAGGACCTGGCCCCCGGCGACGGCGCCGTCGTGCACATCGGCGGCCGCCGCTGCGCGGTCCACCGCGACGAGGACGGACGGCTGCACGCCGTGTCCGCCCGCTGCACCCACCTGGGCTGCCTCGTGGCGTTCAACCGCGCCGAACAGGCCTGGGAGTGCCCCTGCCACGGCTCCCGCTTCGCCCCCGACGGCCACGTCCTCCAAGGCCCGGCGGTACGACCACTGGAACAGCGGGACATCTGA
- a CDS encoding TetR/AcrR family transcriptional regulator, with protein sequence MGRPRTPLLDRERITTTALQLIDEQGDFSVPQIARRLGAQTGSVYHHVDGRDGIVELLRERVTSAIDPGTLDRTPWDEALEAWARSYRAAFAAHPKAIPLLMTSPVRAPRVLEQYERAVGLLLDAGFTDTEVMPLLIALENLVLGSALDLAAPETMWELTDQAPTPRLGRVLAAVGEGRADRAFEVGLAAFMSHARALRDGR encoded by the coding sequence ATGGGACGGCCGCGCACACCGCTGCTCGATCGTGAACGCATCACCACGACCGCGCTCCAACTGATCGATGAACAGGGCGACTTCAGCGTGCCGCAGATAGCCCGGCGGCTGGGGGCGCAGACGGGGTCGGTGTACCACCATGTGGACGGCCGGGACGGCATCGTCGAGCTGCTGCGCGAGCGGGTCACGTCCGCGATCGACCCCGGGACCCTGGATCGCACGCCCTGGGACGAGGCGCTGGAGGCCTGGGCTCGGTCCTATCGCGCCGCGTTCGCCGCGCACCCGAAGGCGATCCCGCTGCTGATGACGTCACCGGTGCGGGCGCCTCGGGTGCTGGAGCAGTACGAGCGGGCGGTGGGCCTGCTGCTCGACGCCGGTTTCACCGACACCGAGGTGATGCCGCTGCTGATCGCGCTGGAGAACCTGGTGCTGGGCTCGGCGCTCGACCTCGCGGCGCCGGAGACGATGTGGGAACTGACGGACCAGGCCCCCACGCCCCGCCTCGGCCGGGTGCTCGCGGCGGTGGGCGAGGGGCGGGCGGACCGGGCGTTCGAGGTGGGGTTGGCGGCGTTCATGAGCCATGCGCGGGCGCTACGAGACGGCCGTTGA
- a CDS encoding APC family permease has protein sequence MTPTTPDAPADRAPAPTPTLRSGSLGTADIAFFVVSAAAPLTVMAGVAPLAILLGGIGAPVGYLLAGITLAVFAVGFTTMSRHVRGGGAFYAFITRGLGRRVGIGAALLALVGYNGMEIGVYGLLGTATQDTAQALFGTDLPWLPISLAGLLLIGYGGYRSIDFGAKVLGVLLVAETGILVLLAAGVLLKGGAHGLSAASLAPGNVLVPGTAAVLAFAFAAFTGFESTVIYRREARDPHRTVPRATYLAVGFLGVFYAFTVWIVIQAFGNAEVVRAAGEDPGALFFTAITTYVGGWAADLMHVFIVTSVLASLLAFHNAINRYALALAEEGVLPRPLARIHPRHRSPYVAGITQTVLGALVVLAFWAAGADPYGQLLLWVNTPGMIGLMVLQLLAAIAVPCYFRRVRHQEGALRTLVAPVLATVLLATAIALVVTHVDHFTGASPTVNTLLVAVAPTAFAAGLPLAWWLRRRRPEVYEAFAAEPVEGTADAPPARDTTASASAE, from the coding sequence ATGACCCCGACCACCCCCGACGCCCCCGCCGACAGAGCACCGGCTCCCACGCCCACCCTCCGCTCCGGCTCCCTCGGCACCGCCGACATCGCCTTCTTCGTCGTCTCGGCCGCCGCCCCGCTCACCGTGATGGCGGGCGTCGCCCCGCTGGCGATCCTGCTCGGCGGCATAGGCGCCCCCGTCGGCTACCTCCTCGCCGGCATCACTCTCGCCGTCTTCGCCGTCGGCTTCACCACGATGAGCCGGCACGTCCGTGGCGGCGGCGCCTTCTACGCCTTCATCACCCGCGGCCTCGGCCGCCGCGTCGGCATCGGCGCCGCCCTGCTCGCCCTGGTCGGCTACAACGGCATGGAGATCGGCGTCTACGGCCTCCTCGGCACGGCCACCCAGGACACCGCACAGGCCCTCTTCGGCACCGACCTCCCCTGGCTGCCGATCTCGCTGGCGGGCCTGCTGCTCATCGGCTACGGCGGCTACCGCTCCATCGACTTCGGCGCCAAGGTCCTCGGCGTCCTGCTGGTCGCCGAGACCGGCATCCTCGTCCTGCTGGCGGCGGGCGTGCTGCTCAAGGGCGGCGCCCACGGACTGTCCGCCGCCTCCCTCGCCCCCGGCAACGTCCTCGTCCCCGGCACCGCCGCCGTACTCGCCTTCGCCTTCGCCGCGTTCACCGGCTTCGAGTCGACCGTCATCTACCGCCGCGAGGCCCGCGACCCGCACCGCACGGTCCCGCGCGCCACCTACCTCGCCGTCGGCTTCCTCGGCGTCTTCTACGCGTTCACCGTCTGGATCGTCATCCAGGCATTCGGCAACGCGGAGGTCGTACGGGCGGCGGGCGAGGACCCGGGCGCCCTCTTCTTCACCGCCATCACCACCTACGTCGGCGGCTGGGCGGCGGACCTGATGCACGTCTTCATCGTCACCAGCGTTCTCGCCTCCCTCCTCGCCTTCCACAACGCCATCAACCGCTACGCCCTCGCCCTCGCCGAAGAAGGCGTCCTGCCGCGCCCGTTGGCCCGCATCCACCCCCGCCACCGCTCTCCGTACGTGGCCGGAATCACCCAGACCGTCCTCGGCGCCCTCGTCGTGCTCGCCTTCTGGGCGGCGGGCGCCGACCCGTACGGCCAGCTGCTGCTGTGGGTCAACACCCCAGGCATGATCGGCCTGATGGTGCTGCAACTGCTCGCCGCGATCGCCGTCCCCTGCTACTTCCGCCGCGTCCGCCATCAGGAGGGCGCCCTGCGCACGCTCGTGGCACCGGTCCTCGCCACCGTCCTGCTCGCCACGGCGATCGCACTGGTGGTGACCCACGTCGACCACTTCACGGGCGCGTCCCCGACCGTGAACACCCTCCTGGTCGCCGTCGCCCCCACCGCCTTCGCCGCCGGGCTCCCGCTGGCGTGGTGGCTGCGCCGCAGGCGCCCCGAGGTCTACGAGGCGTTCGCCGCCGAGCCCGTGGAAGGCACCGCCGACGCCCCACCTGCCAGGGACACCACAGCGTCCGCCTCCGCCGAATGA
- a CDS encoding amidohydrolase produces MPTADLVLTGAQVRTLDPARPRATAVAVRDGVVVAVGEESDVRDWRGPGTEAVPLEGAHLVPGLVDAHSHPVWGLDMATGTDLSAVRDLAGLRAALASAARVDGWVIGFGLDHNAFEGRPVDRALIEDALGGAPAFLRLYDGHSALASGTALGAAGVTGPRAFAQRSEVVCDATGRPTGHLVEHAAIDLVAQVMPRPSYAERRARLVELLSAMAATGLTGAHVMDGGDLDLVESVARETVLPVRLRFAPWCMPGAEKDDLDELVAAQGRGGRHWLVGGVKFFIDGTVEGGTAWLEHPDCHGRGTEAFWPDPEAYAAAVRQLHAAGVRTATHAIGDAAVRHVLDVVAALGPGARGAHRVEHIETAPDDLLPRFAELGVTASMQPPHTAYTRPDGTDEWSRRLGADRAAHAWRLRDLRDAGATVALGSDWPIAHYDARAVLATARHPKGAASHRAGLTGLQALEGCTTHAAYAAGESGTAGRIAPGLRADLTALAVDPVEAPADELAQAPVRLTVTGGHVVHRAG; encoded by the coding sequence ATGCCCACGGCCGACCTCGTCCTCACCGGCGCCCAGGTCCGCACCCTCGACCCCGCCCGCCCCCGCGCCACCGCCGTCGCCGTCCGTGACGGGGTCGTCGTGGCGGTCGGCGAGGAGAGCGACGTACGCGACTGGCGCGGCCCGGGCACGGAGGCCGTACCGCTGGAAGGCGCCCACCTCGTGCCCGGTCTGGTGGACGCCCACAGCCACCCCGTGTGGGGCCTGGACATGGCGACCGGGACGGACCTGTCCGCCGTGCGGGACCTGGCCGGACTGCGTGCCGCTCTCGCGTCGGCGGCGCGCGTCGACGGCTGGGTGATCGGTTTCGGGCTGGACCACAACGCCTTCGAGGGCCGCCCCGTCGACCGTGCTCTCATCGAGGACGCCCTCGGCGGAGCCCCGGCCTTCCTGCGGCTGTACGACGGTCACTCCGCCCTCGCCAGTGGTACGGCGCTAGGCGCGGCGGGCGTGACCGGGCCGCGCGCCTTCGCGCAGCGCTCGGAGGTCGTCTGCGACGCCACCGGTCGCCCCACCGGCCATCTCGTCGAGCACGCCGCGATCGACCTGGTGGCCCAGGTGATGCCCCGCCCGTCGTACGCCGAACGCCGCGCCCGCCTGGTGGAGCTGCTCTCGGCGATGGCGGCGACCGGCCTGACCGGCGCCCATGTGATGGACGGCGGGGACCTGGACCTCGTCGAGTCCGTGGCCCGCGAGACGGTGCTGCCGGTGCGGCTGCGGTTCGCACCCTGGTGCATGCCCGGCGCGGAGAAGGACGACCTGGACGAGCTGGTCGCCGCACAGGGGCGGGGTGGGCGGCACTGGCTGGTCGGCGGGGTGAAGTTCTTCATCGACGGCACCGTCGAGGGCGGCACCGCCTGGCTGGAGCACCCGGACTGCCACGGCCGGGGCACGGAGGCGTTCTGGCCGGACCCCGAGGCGTACGCCGCCGCCGTACGGCAGCTGCACGCTGCCGGTGTCCGCACGGCCACGCACGCCATCGGCGACGCGGCGGTACGCCACGTCCTCGACGTGGTGGCCGCCCTCGGCCCCGGCGCCCGCGGGGCGCACCGCGTCGAGCACATCGAGACGGCACCGGACGACCTGCTGCCGCGCTTCGCCGAACTGGGCGTGACGGCGTCCATGCAGCCGCCGCACACCGCCTACACCCGCCCCGACGGCACCGACGAGTGGTCCCGTCGCCTGGGCGCTGACCGTGCCGCCCACGCCTGGCGGCTGCGCGACCTGCGGGACGCCGGAGCGACGGTCGCCCTCGGCTCGGACTGGCCGATCGCCCACTACGACGCCCGGGCCGTGCTGGCCACGGCCCGCCACCCCAAGGGCGCCGCATCGCACCGCGCGGGCCTCACCGGTCTTCAGGCCCTGGAGGGCTGCACGACCCACGCGGCGTACGCCGCCGGCGAGTCCGGCACGGCGGGCCGGATCGCCCCCGGCCTCCGCGCCGACCTCACGGCCCTCGCCGTGGACCCGGTCGAGGCCCCCGCCGACGAGCTGGCTCAGGCACCGGTGCGCCTGACCGTGACCGGCGGGCACGTGGTCCACCGGGCGGGCTGA
- a CDS encoding CsbD family protein has translation MAREKKAKAKMEQAKGKAKEAVGRAVGNERMTAEGKMEQAKGDARQSKEKAKDTFKH, from the coding sequence GTGGCGCGAGAGAAGAAGGCCAAGGCCAAGATGGAACAGGCCAAGGGCAAGGCCAAGGAGGCGGTCGGCCGCGCGGTCGGCAACGAGCGGATGACCGCCGAGGGCAAGATGGAACAGGCCAAGGGTGACGCTCGCCAGTCGAAGGAGAAGGCCAAGGACACGTTCAAGCACTGA
- a CDS encoding D-Ala-D-Ala carboxypeptidase family metallohydrolase yields MFRRTVRLLVALVMVMAGAWAGTLATAGTAHADGCYTWNRTLSQGSSGADVTQLQIRLGGYPGHGAVLAVDGAFGPATEAALKRFQSAYGLAADGVAGPNTFSKLYALQDDDCTPVHFSYSELNDCNSTWAGGAVSAAIAKSNALRTMWKLEAMRHALGDQPIRVTSGFRSHACNDAVGGASNSRHLYGDAADLGSGPHSLCTLAKQARNHGFRGILGPGYPGHGDHTHLDHRDSRFWSASSCGI; encoded by the coding sequence ATGTTCAGACGAACCGTTCGACTCCTCGTCGCACTTGTCATGGTCATGGCTGGCGCTTGGGCGGGCACGCTCGCCACCGCCGGCACCGCCCACGCCGACGGCTGCTACACCTGGAACCGCACCCTCTCGCAGGGCTCCTCGGGAGCCGACGTCACCCAGCTGCAGATCCGGCTCGGCGGCTACCCGGGCCACGGCGCCGTACTGGCCGTCGACGGCGCCTTCGGGCCGGCCACCGAGGCCGCCCTCAAGCGCTTCCAGTCGGCGTACGGCCTGGCCGCGGACGGCGTCGCCGGTCCGAACACCTTCAGCAAGCTCTACGCCCTGCAGGACGACGACTGCACGCCGGTCCACTTCTCGTACAGCGAGTTGAACGACTGCAACAGCACCTGGGCCGGCGGTGCGGTCAGTGCCGCGATCGCCAAGTCCAACGCGCTGCGCACCATGTGGAAGCTGGAGGCCATGCGGCACGCCCTCGGCGACCAGCCGATCCGGGTGACCAGCGGCTTCCGCTCGCACGCCTGCAACGACGCGGTGGGCGGCGCGAGCAACAGCCGTCATCTGTACGGTGACGCCGCCGACCTCGGGTCCGGCCCGCACTCGCTGTGCACGCTGGCCAAGCAGGCCCGCAACCACGGCTTCCGGGGCATCCTGGGCCCGGGCTACCCCGGCCACGGCGACCACACGCACCTCGACCACCGCGACAGCCGGTTCTGGTCCGCGTCCTCCTGCGGGATCTGA
- a CDS encoding peptidoglycan-binding protein, with protein MSTKTGPQRFPGASRANWYQDDFGGTPMEVNVVVLHTTEGRSLPGYGGGSSAPNLTAVPDLGAKKLKWYQHFDIESSSRALQNLRGGVETNTLNVCQVELVGTCDPKTHAKWKAAGQSHVYWPDAPDWALRGVARFLAWAHEEHGVSLSGPKQWPAYPSSYANGAGQRMSGGKWSDFRGVCGHMHVPENSHGDPGAIDFARIVKYAKAELDLGDDDTGDSKPPTPSKPKVPAFPGRKYFRDGASNEYVLRLGKQLVKRGFGDHYRVGPSRTWGEADRLNVRDFQKSRAELRGDADGHPGPLTWRLLFS; from the coding sequence TTGAGCACGAAGACAGGACCGCAGCGATTCCCGGGCGCGAGCCGGGCCAACTGGTACCAGGACGACTTCGGCGGGACACCGATGGAGGTCAACGTCGTCGTCCTGCACACCACCGAGGGCCGCTCCCTGCCCGGTTACGGCGGGGGTTCCTCGGCGCCGAACCTCACCGCGGTGCCGGACCTGGGGGCGAAGAAGCTGAAGTGGTACCAGCACTTCGACATCGAGAGCTCGTCCAGAGCGCTGCAGAACCTCAGGGGCGGCGTCGAGACCAACACTCTCAACGTGTGCCAGGTCGAGCTGGTCGGCACCTGCGACCCCAAGACGCACGCGAAGTGGAAGGCCGCCGGACAGAGCCACGTCTACTGGCCGGACGCGCCGGACTGGGCGCTGCGCGGCGTCGCCCGGTTCCTGGCGTGGGCGCACGAGGAGCACGGCGTGTCGCTGTCGGGGCCGAAGCAGTGGCCGGCGTATCCGTCGTCGTACGCCAACGGCGCCGGCCAGCGGATGTCGGGGGGCAAGTGGTCGGACTTCAGGGGCGTGTGCGGGCACATGCACGTGCCGGAGAACTCGCACGGCGACCCGGGCGCGATCGACTTCGCCCGGATCGTGAAGTACGCCAAGGCCGAACTCGACCTGGGGGACGACGACACCGGTGACAGCAAGCCGCCGACGCCGAGCAAGCCGAAGGTTCCCGCGTTCCCGGGCCGCAAGTACTTCCGGGACGGGGCGTCGAACGAGTACGTGCTCCGGCTCGGCAAGCAGCTCGTGAAGCGGGGCTTCGGCGACCACTACCGGGTCGGTCCGAGCCGGACGTGGGGCGAGGCGGACCGGCTGAACGTGCGGGACTTCCAGAAGTCGCGCGCGGAGCTGCGCGGTGACGCGGACGGTCACCCGGGTCCGCTGACCTGGCGGCTGCTGTTCTCCTGA
- a CDS encoding tRNA-dependent cyclodipeptide synthase has translation MTTASVLMADVFQVQPYTSHCEVIHAEGAHAVIGVSPGNSYFSARRLHDLARWGLDHFEKVDFVYTDLYLAEMYEASGYTPDDARRKAVKNLRGVRAKVRDAVTVADPEGARLRWQPMSDFRSNPSYQEIHRHLESRLATDDDFRAVCEALVSRFLAARGEAPSERQRAVCVEYVCAEAPLFLDTPAILGVPSSLNCYHQLLPMAELLYSRGAGLRASRNQGHAVVTPATAEGVTA, from the coding sequence TTGACCACAGCATCCGTGCTGATGGCCGACGTCTTCCAGGTTCAGCCCTACACATCCCACTGCGAGGTGATCCACGCCGAGGGCGCGCATGCCGTCATCGGCGTGTCGCCGGGCAACAGCTACTTTTCCGCCCGGCGTCTGCACGACCTCGCCCGCTGGGGGCTGGACCACTTCGAGAAGGTCGACTTCGTCTACACCGACCTGTACCTGGCCGAGATGTACGAGGCGTCCGGCTACACCCCCGACGACGCCCGCAGAAAGGCGGTGAAGAACCTCAGAGGCGTCCGCGCGAAAGTCCGGGACGCGGTGACCGTCGCCGACCCGGAGGGGGCGCGGCTGCGCTGGCAGCCGATGTCCGACTTCCGGTCCAACCCGTCGTACCAGGAGATCCACCGGCATCTGGAGTCCCGGCTGGCCACCGACGACGACTTCCGCGCGGTGTGCGAGGCCCTCGTGAGCCGGTTCCTGGCCGCCCGCGGGGAGGCGCCGAGCGAGCGGCAGCGCGCGGTGTGCGTGGAGTACGTGTGCGCGGAGGCCCCGCTGTTCCTGGACACCCCGGCGATCCTCGGCGTGCCGTCCTCGCTCAACTGCTACCACCAGCTCCTGCCGATGGCGGAACTGCTCTACTCGCGCGGCGCCGGGCTGCGCGCCTCCCGCAACCAGGGCCACGCCGTGGTCACCCCCGCCACCGCCGAAGGAGTCACCGCATGA
- a CDS encoding cytochrome P450, producing MTTALDAARATDILDFPFSWDGTRVPTEVEQLRATTPVRRVRTIAGDEAWLVSSHSLCRQVLEDDRFSLKDTSAPGVPRQYALTIPPEVVNNMGNITGAGLRRAVMKALNPKASGLTEWMRAEAERLVDALVESGPTADLRAAFCDPYSAAMHCRILGIPQSEAPRFLRSLDIAFMNSPCPVTGAKINWDRDISRMSALLNDPATQGLMGELAALRDNPEYAHLTDEMLATVGVTMFGAGVISTSGFLAMALVHLLVHRATWDLLRDHPELLDRGVEELLRVNLSIGDALPRLALADVRLGDVEIKRGELVLVLVEGANLDPEKFPNPHRFDVHRENAGDHLSFGGGSHYCPATALGRAHARIALEVLQRRLPDLSLAVPVEQLVWRTGFMKRLPERLPVAW from the coding sequence ATGACCACCGCCCTGGACGCCGCCCGCGCCACGGACATCCTCGACTTCCCGTTCTCGTGGGACGGGACGCGGGTGCCCACCGAGGTGGAGCAGCTGCGCGCCACGACCCCGGTGCGGCGGGTCCGCACCATCGCCGGCGACGAGGCCTGGCTGGTGTCCTCGCACAGCCTGTGCCGGCAGGTCCTGGAGGACGACCGGTTCTCCCTGAAGGACACCTCCGCCCCGGGCGTTCCGCGCCAGTACGCCCTGACGATCCCGCCCGAGGTCGTGAACAACATGGGCAACATCACCGGCGCCGGCCTGCGCAGGGCGGTGATGAAGGCGCTCAACCCCAAGGCGTCGGGCCTGACCGAGTGGATGCGCGCGGAGGCCGAACGCCTCGTCGACGCCCTCGTCGAGTCCGGACCCACCGCGGATCTGCGGGCCGCGTTCTGCGATCCGTACTCGGCCGCGATGCACTGCCGGATCCTCGGCATCCCGCAGAGCGAGGCACCTCGCTTCCTGCGCAGCCTCGACATCGCGTTCATGAACTCGCCGTGCCCCGTCACCGGCGCGAAGATCAACTGGGACCGGGACATCAGCCGCATGAGCGCGCTGCTGAACGATCCCGCGACCCAGGGCCTGATGGGTGAGCTGGCCGCCCTGCGCGACAACCCCGAGTACGCGCACCTGACCGACGAGATGCTGGCCACCGTCGGCGTCACCATGTTCGGCGCGGGCGTCATCTCCACGTCCGGCTTCCTGGCCATGGCGCTGGTCCACCTGCTCGTCCACCGCGCCACCTGGGACCTGCTCCGGGACCACCCGGAGCTGCTCGACCGCGGGGTGGAGGAGCTGCTGCGGGTCAACCTCTCCATCGGTGACGCCCTGCCCCGCCTGGCCCTCGCGGACGTCCGGCTGGGTGACGTGGAGATCAAGCGGGGCGAGCTCGTCCTGGTCCTGGTCGAGGGCGCCAACCTCGACCCGGAGAAGTTCCCCAACCCGCACCGCTTCGACGTGCACCGCGAGAACGCCGGCGACCACCTCTCCTTCGGCGGCGGTTCGCACTACTGCCCGGCGACCGCGCTGGGCCGAGCCCACGCCCGGATCGCCCTGGAGGTGCTCCAGCGGCGCCTGCCCGACCTGAGCCTCGCCGTGCCGGTGGAGCAGCTCGTGTGGCGCACCGGCTTCATGAAGCGCCTCCCCGAGCGGCTGCCGGTGGCCTGGTAG